Genomic segment of Streptococcus australis:
AAGTTTTTCTCTGTTTGGTCTGTCATCAGTTGAATCTGATAGGCATCTTTGTAATCCCCTAAAGCCTCTTTCACCAAGTCGCTACCAATTCCTTGGCGCTGATAGCTAGGCAATACGATCAAATCCTGAACAAAAACCGATGAAAAACCATCTCCGACCAAACGAACCAAGCCCATAACAGCATCACCATCAAGTGCCAGATAAATCGCTAGTGAGTGAGACAAGGCCTTCTCCAGCATTTGGGGTTGATGTGTATAGTTTGTCCAACCGACTGCCTGATAGAGATGCAACACATCTCCTAACTTGACAACTTCTTGCTTTCTAACGCTAATCATGTCACCACCTCTTAGAGTTCTCTCAAACTCTTGTACTGCTGCCCATTTTTATCAAAATTTTCAGGACGCAGCCATGCTTCCAAACGTGTTTTGACTTGAGGCCAGTCCTTATCAATCATAGCCAGCCAATCCGTATCTCTAGTTCGCCCCTTATAAACGACAGCCTGACGGAAGGTTCCTTCATAGACAAAGCCCAAACGTTCTGCTGCTCGTCTTGATGGCAAATTTAGAGCATCGCATTTCCACTCGTAGCGACGATAGTTGAGCTCCTCAAAAACATAGCGAGCTAGGAGATATTGAGCCTCTGTCCCTATCCTCGTCCCCTTAAGTGCTGGTGAAAAGGTGACGGCACCCACTTCTATTACTCGGTTATTCTGATCAATGCGCATGAGAGAAAAAGTTCCCAAGGCCTTACCAGTTGCCTTATCTATAATCGCATAGTAAAAACGGTCCTTACGAGCCAACATCTGATTTAAAAGGCTGACCAGTTCCTCCCTATCTGCCACTGGTTCCTGAAAGAGGTAGGTCCACATCTCCCGAAGAGTATCAGGTCCATAAACAGCTAGCAAATCCTCTGCATGCTTTTCCACCGATAGAGCCTCGACTCGAGCATAACGTCCTTCTAAAAAATCAATGGAAGGCAATTCACCGGGTTTATAATCTTTCATTGTCTCCCCAACCATCTGACCATATTCATTTACTGGCATCGCTTTCTCCTTGTTTTGCTTTTCAAACTTTATAATTGCACATAGTATATCATACTTTCATGCAAACATTCAAAAAATCCTCCAGATTCTAACTCTGAAGGATTCATTTCTTATTTCACAACAATATTAACCAATTTAGTTGGCTTCAATAGTCCAGTGGACTATTGAAGGTGGCAAGATAGAGCTAATAAACTCGTTATTTAACGACAATATTAACGAGTTTATTCGGTACCGCAATCACTTTCACAACTTCCTTGCCGTCGATCTCTGCTTTGACTTTTTCGTCAGCCAGAGCAATTTCTTGCAATTCTTCGCGTGATAGGTCTTTAGCGACCATGAGTTTGGCACGAACTTTTCCTTGGATTTGGACGACGATTTCGATTTCGTCTTCAACCAATTTGCTTTCATCCCATGTTGGCCAAGCTACATAAGAAATAGATTCGCCTGTTGCTGCGAGAGTTTGCCAGAGTTCTTCTGCCAAGTGAGGCGCAAATGGTGCAATCAATTGGATAAAGCCTTTGGCGTAATCAACATATAGCTTGTCTTCCTTGTTAGCTGCGTTGACAAAAACCATAAGTTGAGCAATGGCTGTGTTGAATTTGAGGGACTCAATTTGTTCAGTAACAGCTTTGACTGTTTCGTTATAGACCTTGTCGAGGGCACCATTGTTCTCTGCAACAATTTCCTTGCTTGTAATCAAACGGTAAACACGATCCAAGAACTTACGGCTTCCTTCCAAACCTTCTTCTGACCAAGCAATCGAAGTATCGAGTGGTCCCATGAACATTTCATAGACACGAAGGGTATCGGCACCGTATTGCTCCACAACATCGTCTGGGTTCACCACGTTCTTGAGCGATTTAGACATCTTGGCTGGCGCTTGCTCCAACTCCTCCCCTGTTTCCACATGGAAGAAGGAACCGTCACGTTTTTCAACCTTGTCAGTCGCTACAAGTGCGCCACGGTGGTCACGGTAGCTTGTTCCCAAAATCATTCCTTGGTTAAAGAGTTTTTGGAATGGTTCTTTCGTAGGAACAACTCCAATATCATAGAGGAATTTGTGCCAGAAACGAGCGTAGAGCAAGTGAAGTACAGCATGCTCTGCACCACCCACGTAGATATCCACTGGCAACCATTGTTTGAGGAGATCCTCGTCAGCTAATTTTTCTGTATTGTGTGGGTCGATATAGCGAAGGTAGTACCAGCTTGAACCTGCCCATTGCGGCATGGTGTTGGTCTCACGACGACCTTTGACGCCATCTTCACGAGTCACTTTAAGCCAGTTTATCAAGTTAGCTAGTGGACTTTCCCCTGTACCTGAAGGGCGAATGTTCTTGGTTACTGGCAAGACAAGTGGCAATTCATTTTCAGGAACAGCCGTTGAAGTCCCATCTTCCCAATGAATGATTGGAATTGGTTCACCCCAGTAACGTTGACGGCTAAAGAGCCAGTCGCGGAGACGGTAGGTAACCTTCTTTTGACCACATTCTTTTTCTTCCAACCAAGCGACAATCTTAGCAACCGCATCTTCTTTGTTCAGTCCATCTAGGAAGTCCGAATTGACATGAAGACCGTCTTCTGTATAAGCAGCTTCTGCCACATTACCACCTTCAAGCACTTCTACGATTGGAAGGCCAAACTGTTTGGCAAATTCCCAGTCACGTTGGTCGTGGGCTGGCACAGCCATGACAGCGCCTGTTCCATAGCTAGCAAGAACATAATCCGCAATCCAGATTGGAATTTCCTTGCCATTGACAGGGTTGATGGCATAAGCACCGGTCCAAACCCCTGTTTTTTCCTTGGCAAGGTCGGTACGAGCCAAGTCAGACTTGAGACTAGCTTGGTGTTTGTAGTCAGCAACTGCTTCAGCTTGCTCTGGACTGACGATAGCATCTACCAAATCATGCTCAGGTGCAAGAACGGTGAAAGTTGCACCGAAAAGAGTATCAGGACGAGTTGTAAAGACAGTGAACTCTTTGTCAGTTCCTTTGACTTTGAAGGTTACATTAGCACCAGTTGATTTCCCGATCCAGTTGCGTTGCATATCCTTGATAGACTCTGGCCAATCAAGTTCATCCAAGTCATTGAGCAAGCGCTCTGCATAGGCAGTGATTTTGAGCATCCATTGGCGCATTGGCTTGCGGACAACTGGATAGCCTCCACGCTCAGAAGTTCCGTCAGGAAGGACTTCTTCGTTGGCAATGGCCGTTCCCAATTCTTCGACCCAGTTTACTGGCACTTCCGCTTCATAAGCCAAACCTTTTTCGTAAAGCTTGGTGAAGATCCATTGCGTCCATTTGTAATAGTTTGGATCTGTTGTATTGACTTCACGGTCCCAGTCGTAAGAGAAGCCAAGCGCATTGATTTGGCGTTTGAAGTTAGCAATATTTTCCGCTGTAAATTCTGCCGGGTCATTTCCCGTATCCATGGCGTATTGCTCTGCAGGCAATCCAAAGGCATCCCAACCCATTGGGTGAAGGACATTATAGCCTTGCGCACGTTTGTAACGGCTGAGAATATCCGTTGCTGTGTAACCTTCTGGGTGTCCTACGTGCAGACCCGCTCCAGACGGATATGGGAACATATCGAGAGCATAAAACTTTGGTTTTGACGCATCTGTTCCTGTCTTAAATGTATGATGTTCTGCCCAGTAGCCTTGCCACTTAGGCTCGATTTCCTTATGATTGTAAAAACTCATGCTATTTCTCCAATTTTATGATGTTACTATTATACCATTTTTGGGGGAATTTGAAAGTCGAGAAAGAATCTTTTCCCCTCCATTATCAAGAAAGATTGGCACCGAAAACAATCTTGCTAAGCAGAATAAAAGATAGCTCCGCATAGGAGCTATCTTTTATCAATACTTATTTTCTTCCATCTTCTTACGTCCCAGTTCCCGATAGCTACGGTCACCAACGACATCGACTGTAAACTGACCGTTCTCGTATTCTAGAATGGTCACACTACCATTATCCAGACCATGCGGATGCATGCCATTGATGAGATAAACCATTGTACCAATGGTCATCCCGTGACTCACAACGAGAGCATTTCCGCCACCGTGTTCTTCCATTTCTTTAGCAATTGATTCAAAGCCTTCCTTGATTCGGCTACTGAGTTTTTCCCAGCCTTCAGCCCAACCAGCAGTATCAACCTCTACCAAACCTTCAGCTAGCTCGGCATAGGATAACTGATGAACATGATCCACCTTAAAAACACGAGGAATGACCCCCATAAAAAGATCCCCATCATAGGCTCCATCAAAACTACCAAAGCACCACTCACGGATTCGTTTATCCATACGGTAAGGGATTTTTCCTTGTAAGCCCAGTTCTTCTAGGATAATTCCCATGGTCTGAATGGTGCGCCCTGAATCACTAGAATAAGCTCGGTCAAACTGCAAACCAGACTCTCGTAAGCCAATTCCCAACTCATGGATTCCCAACTCACCTTCTGCAGTCAGAGGCGTATCACTCCATCCTTGAGCACGTCCAATCGTGTTAAACATCGTTTTCCCATGACGGATCAAGTACAATCTTACTTTAGACATTTTCTATCCTCCATTTTCTTCTATTATATCATGGAACAAAGAAATATTCGGCTTTCAACAGTAAAGTCCGCTCTCGTAATTTCCCACAAGAAAAGCTACCCTAACGGTAGCTTTCCTAGGAGATTATTATGAAAAAGTTTAGGATTCTAATTAAATAAAGTTAGGAGATCTTTATTTA
This window contains:
- a CDS encoding GNAT family N-acetyltransferase, translating into MISVRKQEVVKLGDVLHLYQAVGWTNYTHQPQMLEKALSHSLAIYLALDGDAVMGLVRLVGDGFSSVFVQDLIVLPSYQRQGIGSDLVKEALGDYKDAYQIQLMTDQTEKNLRFYRSLGFETLSTYDCTGMIWVDRKK
- a CDS encoding GNAT family N-acetyltransferase, encoding MPVNEYGQMVGETMKDYKPGELPSIDFLEGRYARVEALSVEKHAEDLLAVYGPDTLREMWTYLFQEPVADREELVSLLNQMLARKDRFYYAIIDKATGKALGTFSLMRIDQNNRVIEVGAVTFSPALKGTRIGTEAQYLLARYVFEELNYRRYEWKCDALNLPSRRAAERLGFVYEGTFRQAVVYKGRTRDTDWLAMIDKDWPQVKTRLEAWLRPENFDKNGQQYKSLREL
- the leuS gene encoding leucine--tRNA ligase, yielding MSFYNHKEIEPKWQGYWAEHHTFKTGTDASKPKFYALDMFPYPSGAGLHVGHPEGYTATDILSRYKRAQGYNVLHPMGWDAFGLPAEQYAMDTGNDPAEFTAENIANFKRQINALGFSYDWDREVNTTDPNYYKWTQWIFTKLYEKGLAYEAEVPVNWVEELGTAIANEEVLPDGTSERGGYPVVRKPMRQWMLKITAYAERLLNDLDELDWPESIKDMQRNWIGKSTGANVTFKVKGTDKEFTVFTTRPDTLFGATFTVLAPEHDLVDAIVSPEQAEAVADYKHQASLKSDLARTDLAKEKTGVWTGAYAINPVNGKEIPIWIADYVLASYGTGAVMAVPAHDQRDWEFAKQFGLPIVEVLEGGNVAEAAYTEDGLHVNSDFLDGLNKEDAVAKIVAWLEEKECGQKKVTYRLRDWLFSRQRYWGEPIPIIHWEDGTSTAVPENELPLVLPVTKNIRPSGTGESPLANLINWLKVTREDGVKGRRETNTMPQWAGSSWYYLRYIDPHNTEKLADEDLLKQWLPVDIYVGGAEHAVLHLLYARFWHKFLYDIGVVPTKEPFQKLFNQGMILGTSYRDHRGALVATDKVEKRDGSFFHVETGEELEQAPAKMSKSLKNVVNPDDVVEQYGADTLRVYEMFMGPLDTSIAWSEEGLEGSRKFLDRVYRLITSKEIVAENNGALDKVYNETVKAVTEQIESLKFNTAIAQLMVFVNAANKEDKLYVDYAKGFIQLIAPFAPHLAEELWQTLAATGESISYVAWPTWDESKLVEDEIEIVVQIQGKVRAKLMVAKDLSREELQEIALADEKVKAEIDGKEVVKVIAVPNKLVNIVVK
- a CDS encoding histidine phosphatase family protein, which produces MSKVRLYLIRHGKTMFNTIGRAQGWSDTPLTAEGELGIHELGIGLRESGLQFDRAYSSDSGRTIQTMGIILEELGLQGKIPYRMDKRIREWCFGSFDGAYDGDLFMGVIPRVFKVDHVHQLSYAELAEGLVEVDTAGWAEGWEKLSSRIKEGFESIAKEMEEHGGGNALVVSHGMTIGTMVYLINGMHPHGLDNGSVTILEYENGQFTVDVVGDRSYRELGRKKMEENKY